Proteins from a genomic interval of uncultured Methanocorpusculum sp.:
- a CDS encoding D-aminoacyl-tRNA deacylase, protein MIIDILNSDSDPAGRNIRAAIDELLKNPPEGGFPLFDGNEVTFHTVSGRIIHAEKTAVNPDADLIIVVSRHSSVNPVPVLTVHPAGNFGVAGLGGNDRELGLTSPAWMKSILQNHAKFVPEGYRVSYEITHHGPTDFPVPFFFVEVGSTEKEWNDPAACIAAAKSVLYARPSPEIVSLIGFGGTHYAVRQTAIGLETKGAFGHMMHTRDVGSVSKEMISQMIAKSGGVFAAHIDRKALSKQEISHIEGILAEIELDEITEGDLRKMNAMSFSTWIAYRDLAALQAPDLKIFPHGRILDEEPAAIELPSDLFSAAYLGYEEIFLAELDKMGNIFHTTGKGGRLMQTLFTSAKNRQKVSGDLIVLSVQQITRTQDSLVEGDQITITRRQFDPKLARTLGVPSGPLYGQLVAGKSVTLPDGSTITPDMVTKVTRTSIKIPGLENYS, encoded by the coding sequence ATGATTATTGATATATTGAACTCCGACTCGGACCCGGCCGGGCGAAATATCCGGGCAGCTATCGATGAACTTTTGAAAAATCCGCCGGAGGGAGGCTTTCCTCTTTTTGACGGGAATGAGGTGACGTTTCACACCGTTTCAGGCCGGATCATCCATGCGGAAAAAACCGCGGTGAACCCTGATGCGGATCTCATTATTGTTGTTTCGCGTCACTCGAGCGTGAACCCGGTTCCTGTTCTAACTGTCCATCCGGCAGGGAACTTTGGGGTTGCGGGGCTTGGCGGGAACGACCGGGAACTGGGCCTGACGAGTCCTGCCTGGATGAAGTCGATTCTGCAGAATCATGCAAAGTTCGTTCCGGAAGGATATCGTGTCTCGTATGAGATCACGCATCACGGCCCGACGGATTTCCCGGTCCCGTTCTTTTTTGTCGAGGTGGGGAGTACGGAAAAGGAGTGGAATGATCCCGCAGCCTGTATTGCGGCGGCAAAAAGCGTTCTGTATGCCCGCCCGTCGCCGGAGATTGTCTCTCTGATCGGGTTTGGCGGTACGCATTATGCGGTTCGTCAGACGGCGATCGGTCTTGAGACGAAGGGGGCGTTTGGGCATATGATGCATACGCGGGATGTCGGTTCGGTTTCCAAGGAGATGATATCCCAGATGATCGCAAAGTCCGGCGGGGTGTTTGCCGCGCATATCGACCGGAAAGCTCTGTCCAAGCAGGAAATCTCCCATATCGAAGGGATCCTTGCTGAAATAGAACTAGACGAGATCACCGAAGGGGACTTGCGTAAAATGAACGCGATGTCCTTTTCGACCTGGATCGCCTACCGCGATCTGGCCGCATTGCAGGCTCCTGATCTAAAAATATTCCCGCACGGCAGAATACTGGACGAGGAGCCGGCCGCGATTGAGCTTCCGTCTGATCTGTTTTCTGCAGCATATCTCGGGTATGAAGAGATTTTCTTAGCTGAGCTGGACAAAATGGGAAATATTTTTCACACGACCGGAAAAGGCGGCAGACTTATGCAGACTTTGTTCACTTCTGCCAAAAACAGGCAGAAGGTATCAGGTGATTTAATAGTCTTATCCGTTCAACAAATAACACGTACACAGGATAGTTTGGTGGAAGGTGATCAGATCACGATAACCCGCCGGCAGTTTGATCCCAAGCTCGCGCGCACGCTTGGGGTCCCGTCAGGTCCGCTGTATGGGCAGCTTGTTGCCGGAAAATCCGTGACGCTTCCCGACGGCAGCACGATCACGCCGGACATGGTCACAAAAGTGACCAGGACATCCATCAAAATACCGGGATTGGAGAATTACTCATGA
- the ftsZ gene encoding cell division protein FtsZ: MRSIVEEALSRKRFEDVARDDTPVSAIYDAETEAELGAKTYSVRPQTPEPVQAAAPVQAPDVKKEQPKPDVDYSSQYSFSAAKTTPTDEDDEFDEILDALRTKITVIGCGGGGSNTVARVYEEGVEGAEIYALNTDAQHLSMLRGRVGRRILIGRQTTKGLGAGAIPQRGEEAAIESEDVIRQALAGSNMVFVTAGLGGGTGTGSAPVVAKVAKEIGALTIAIVTLPFTSESATRMENAEIGLERLREVADTVIVIPNDRILEVVPRLPLAQAFKVSDEVLMRAVKGITELITLPGLVNLDFADVRTVMEQGGIAMIGVGDSDSEDKATDSIKKALRSPLLDVDITGATAALINVIGGPDMTMVEAEGVVQEVYQRIDPSARIIWGVQVDPKMEGRMRTMLIVTGVQSPQIYGKQEQISRASQSSQVQRSKFEIDFLR; encoded by the coding sequence ATGAGATCAATTGTAGAAGAAGCATTATCACGCAAACGGTTCGAAGACGTTGCACGCGACGACACACCGGTTTCCGCAATTTACGACGCAGAAACCGAAGCTGAGCTCGGTGCAAAAACCTACTCAGTCCGTCCGCAGACGCCCGAACCGGTTCAGGCAGCAGCCCCGGTTCAGGCTCCCGACGTGAAAAAAGAGCAGCCGAAACCCGATGTTGACTACTCGAGTCAGTACAGTTTTTCCGCTGCCAAGACGACACCGACGGATGAGGATGACGAATTCGATGAGATCCTTGATGCTCTCCGGACAAAAATCACCGTAATCGGCTGCGGCGGCGGAGGATCAAACACCGTTGCCCGTGTCTATGAGGAAGGAGTGGAAGGTGCAGAGATCTATGCACTGAACACCGATGCCCAGCACCTCTCGATGCTAAGGGGAAGAGTCGGCCGCCGTATCCTTATCGGCCGCCAGACAACCAAAGGTCTTGGAGCCGGCGCCATCCCCCAGCGCGGCGAAGAGGCTGCCATTGAAAGCGAGGATGTTATCCGTCAGGCACTTGCCGGCAGCAACATGGTCTTCGTGACCGCCGGTCTCGGCGGAGGAACCGGAACCGGCTCGGCCCCGGTCGTTGCCAAAGTCGCCAAAGAGATCGGCGCTCTGACGATCGCGATCGTCACTCTGCCCTTTACCAGCGAAAGTGCTACCAGAATGGAAAATGCCGAGATCGGTCTCGAGCGTCTTCGGGAAGTCGCCGACACGGTGATCGTAATCCCCAATGACCGCATCCTGGAAGTTGTGCCGCGTCTCCCGCTTGCCCAGGCATTCAAGGTCTCCGATGAGGTTTTGATGCGTGCCGTGAAGGGTATCACCGAACTGATCACGCTTCCGGGTCTCGTGAACCTCGACTTTGCCGATGTCCGGACCGTTATGGAACAGGGCGGCATCGCCATGATCGGTGTCGGCGATTCTGACAGCGAGGATAAAGCGACCGACTCAATCAAGAAAGCTCTGCGCTCTCCTCTTCTCGACGTCGATATTACCGGCGCAACGGCCGCTCTCATCAACGTTATCGGCGGACCCGATATGACGATGGTCGAGGCCGAAGGTGTTGTCCAGGAAGTTTATCAGAGAATCGATCCCTCTGCGCGCATTATCTGGGGTGTTCAGGTCGATCCGAAGATGGAAGGCCGTATGCGGACAATGCTTATCGTTACCGGTGTGCAGTCACCACAGATTTATGGTAAGCAGGAACAAATATCTAGGGCATCACAATCAAGTCAGGTCCAGCGCTCAAAGTTTGAGATTGACTTCCTGAGGTGA
- a CDS encoding protein translocase SEC61 complex subunit gamma, whose translation MAKNEKKTDEKKALPSVQIKKPEITKASVSEFFRKYIRVLKLARRPTKEEFWKISAVAAVGIVLIGVLGFLIYLIFEYLLP comes from the coding sequence ATGGCTAAAAACGAGAAAAAGACCGATGAAAAAAAGGCACTCCCTTCCGTCCAGATAAAGAAACCGGAGATTACGAAAGCAAGTGTCTCAGAATTCTTCAGAAAATATATCCGTGTTCTAAAACTTGCACGCAGACCCACAAAAGAGGAGTTCTGGAAAATTTCCGCAGTCGCTGCGGTAGGAATTGTACTTATCGGCGTTCTAGGATTTCTGATATATCTGATATTTGAATATCTCCTTCCATAA
- a CDS encoding transcription elongation factor Spt5, with protein MTESKFGNHYYILKTTSKHERTVADNIREAIENNITDVVVTAVVVPEDIKGYVFVESPEEHARIEELVESIAHARVVLKNETSLEEIKHFLVPKPAVSGIDEGTIVELIAGPFKGEKAVVKRVDHTKEEITVELYESIVPIPITIRGDNVRVIDRNQE; from the coding sequence ATGACTGAATCAAAGTTTGGCAATCACTACTATATCTTAAAGACGACCTCCAAGCACGAGCGGACCGTTGCCGATAACATCCGTGAGGCAATAGAGAACAATATAACGGATGTCGTCGTCACCGCAGTAGTCGTGCCGGAAGATATCAAAGGCTACGTCTTCGTGGAAAGTCCCGAAGAGCATGCCAGAATCGAAGAGCTCGTCGAATCGATCGCTCATGCCAGAGTCGTTCTCAAGAATGAAACGTCGCTGGAAGAGATCAAGCACTTCCTCGTTCCAAAACCGGCAGTCTCCGGTATCGACGAGGGAACCATCGTTGAGCTGATCGCAGGACCGTTTAAAGGTGAGAAGGCAGTGGTTAAGCGCGTTGATCACACCAAAGAAGAAATCACCGTTGAACTTTACGAATCGATCGTTCCAATCCCGATCACGATTCGCGGCGATAACGTCCGCGTGATCGATCGTAATCAGGAATGA
- a CDS encoding 50S ribosomal protein L11 produces the protein MAETVEVLVPGGRATAGPPLGPALGPLGINVKAVVDDINKKTAEFNGMSVPVTVTVDDKKNVTLTVGIPPTTALVMKEAGIEKGSGTPNTQAVGNLPLEAVIRIAKMKMESMLSYDLKTAAKEVMGTCVSVGVTIEGKSAKEAIAAVNAGEWDSQLA, from the coding sequence ATGGCAGAAACTGTCGAGGTACTGGTACCCGGCGGTAGAGCAACTGCAGGACCACCACTTGGTCCGGCACTGGGTCCCCTTGGGATCAACGTAAAAGCAGTCGTTGATGATATCAACAAAAAGACTGCTGAGTTCAATGGCATGTCCGTTCCGGTAACGGTAACGGTCGATGACAAAAAGAACGTCACGTTAACAGTCGGTATTCCTCCAACAACCGCTCTTGTAATGAAAGAAGCGGGTATTGAGAAGGGTTCCGGCACTCCGAACACTCAGGCAGTTGGTAATCTGCCGCTTGAAGCTGTCATTCGCATTGCAAAGATGAAGATGGAATCCATGCTTTCCTACGACCTGAAAACGGCCGCAAAAGAAGTCATGGGCACCTGCGTTTCCGTTGGTGTGACCATCGAAGGCAAATCTGCCAAAGAGGCAATTGCCGCCGTCAATGCAGGCGAGTGGGACTCACAGCTCGCGTAA
- a CDS encoding 50S ribosomal protein L1: MVERTQIINAVTAAIKQAPERKFQESIDITINLKHVDMAQPKNRIDETILLPQAIGVKKIAVLGKGDIVSQARNAGVDLIIGPDEIELLGGVPREARKMAGQYDFFLAETAVMPLVGRWLGQRLGPRGKMPQPIPPTQDITPIVERLRNSVKIRSKDRLNMSVKVGNTGMTIEEVSENIDAVVKRIVGRLESGELNIRSVYVKTTMGPAVKVM, encoded by the coding sequence ATGGTTGAAAGAACCCAGATTATAAATGCTGTTACGGCAGCAATCAAGCAGGCCCCCGAACGGAAGTTCCAGGAAAGTATTGATATTACTATCAACCTGAAACACGTTGACATGGCCCAGCCAAAAAACCGTATTGATGAGACGATTCTTCTGCCACAGGCAATAGGCGTCAAAAAGATCGCCGTTCTTGGTAAGGGAGATATTGTGTCCCAGGCACGTAACGCAGGTGTCGATTTAATTATCGGTCCTGACGAAATCGAGCTTCTGGGCGGCGTTCCGCGTGAAGCACGCAAAATGGCCGGACAGTATGACTTCTTCCTTGCAGAGACTGCGGTTATGCCCCTTGTTGGTCGCTGGCTTGGTCAGAGACTCGGTCCACGCGGTAAAATGCCGCAGCCGATCCCGCCGACCCAGGACATCACTCCGATCGTCGAGCGTCTGAGAAACTCCGTAAAGATTCGGTCAAAAGACAGACTCAATATGTCTGTTAAGGTTGGAAACACCGGTATGACCATTGAGGAAGTTTCTGAAAATATTGACGCCGTCGTAAAGAGGATTGTAGGAAGACTTGAAAGCGGAGAGTTAAACATCCGTTCCGTCTACGTCAAAACCACGATGGGTCCAGCAGTGAAGGTGATGTAA
- a CDS encoding 50S ribosomal protein L10, whose translation MPIYTHHLPAWKREEVEQIKDLADKYTLVGLVDVYGIPARQFQQIRRNLRSNAVVKVARNTLVEHSMNELGGHFVDLNGKVSEHSALIFANGNPFKLFKSLEQTKTKRSAKAGEITPEDIVVPAGPTTFKPGPIVGELQQAGIPAAIDGGKVKIKETKTVVKAGEAINKKQADVLSKLGIKPMPVGLSLLAVCYEGDMYLPDVLSVDDEAYKAKITLAAQQAFNLAVNAAVPTACAGVTEAQIAKAVREARNLGVEASIYEKGVIELIISKAYRQANALKAI comes from the coding sequence ATGCCAATTTATACCCACCATCTTCCCGCATGGAAACGTGAAGAAGTTGAGCAGATCAAAGATCTCGCCGACAAGTATACACTCGTCGGCTTAGTTGATGTCTACGGTATTCCCGCAAGACAGTTCCAGCAGATCCGCAGAAATCTGCGCAGCAATGCAGTTGTGAAGGTTGCAAGAAACACCCTTGTCGAGCATTCCATGAATGAACTCGGCGGTCACTTCGTTGATCTGAACGGGAAAGTTTCCGAGCACTCGGCACTTATCTTTGCAAACGGTAACCCGTTTAAACTGTTCAAGTCCCTTGAACAGACGAAGACAAAGCGCTCCGCCAAAGCAGGCGAGATCACTCCTGAAGACATTGTTGTTCCGGCAGGACCAACTACCTTTAAGCCCGGACCGATCGTAGGAGAACTCCAGCAGGCAGGTATCCCGGCAGCCATCGACGGCGGAAAGGTCAAAATTAAAGAGACCAAGACCGTTGTTAAGGCTGGTGAGGCTATCAACAAGAAACAGGCCGATGTGCTTTCGAAGCTTGGCATCAAACCAATGCCGGTCGGTCTCTCCCTCCTCGCAGTATGTTACGAGGGAGACATGTATCTGCCGGACGTCCTCTCTGTAGACGACGAGGCATACAAGGCAAAGATCACTCTCGCAGCACAGCAGGCATTCAACCTCGCAGTCAACGCAGCAGTTCCAACGGCATGTGCCGGTGTTACTGAGGCTCAGATCGCGAAGGCCGTCCGTGAGGCAAGAAACCTCGGTGTAGAAGCATCCATCTATGAGAAGGGTGTCATCGAGCTGATCATCAGCAAGGCATACAGACAAGCAAACGCCCTGAAGGCAATTTAA
- the rpl12p gene encoding 50S ribosomal protein P1, producing the protein MEYIYAALLVHSADKTVDEESVKAVLSAAGIAVDDSRVKALIAALEGVDIEEAISKAAAAPVAVAAAAGAAATVEEAAAPEENKEEEEENAMAGLGALFG; encoded by the coding sequence ATGGAGTATATTTACGCAGCTCTGTTAGTTCACTCCGCAGACAAAACTGTGGATGAAGAATCGGTAAAGGCAGTTCTCTCTGCCGCAGGTATCGCAGTCGACGACTCCCGTGTCAAAGCATTAATCGCAGCACTTGAAGGTGTTGACATCGAGGAAGCAATCTCCAAGGCAGCAGCCGCACCTGTAGCAGTTGCCGCAGCAGCAGGCGCAGCAGCAACAGTCGAAGAGGCAGCAGCACCCGAAGAGAACAAGGAAGAAGAGGAAGAGAATGCCATGGCAGGCCTTGGCGCACTCTTCGGCTAA